Proteins found in one Haloferax litoreum genomic segment:
- the speB gene encoding agmatinase, translated as MFPGAIADREVADYVLLGAPLDISTSFQPGTRFGPNRIRRFAESFDDYDRRTDQFFTELAVHDAGDVRAWDDAPDYIDWLSGSVTDAVWDDAVPVVLGGEHTVTAAGVTGIDPDVFVCLDAHLDLREEYDGNEWSHATITRRVLDELDVDEAVILGARTGSPDEWERAEADDVTVVAPEDVPEWEPEFDDESVYLSVDIDAADPAFAPGTGTKEPFGLTSREIRDVVRAVAPYADGFDVVEVNDRDDGQAASLAAKVLREFVFSHAVAHD; from the coding sequence ATGTTCCCCGGGGCAATCGCAGACCGCGAGGTCGCCGACTACGTACTGCTCGGTGCCCCACTCGACATCTCCACGTCCTTCCAACCAGGAACCCGTTTCGGACCGAATCGCATCCGCCGGTTCGCCGAGTCGTTCGACGACTACGACCGGCGGACCGACCAATTCTTCACCGAATTAGCTGTCCACGACGCGGGCGACGTCCGCGCGTGGGACGACGCTCCCGACTACATCGATTGGCTCTCCGGGAGCGTCACCGACGCCGTCTGGGACGACGCCGTTCCGGTCGTCCTCGGCGGTGAGCACACTGTCACCGCGGCGGGCGTCACGGGTATCGACCCAGACGTGTTCGTCTGTCTCGACGCCCACCTCGACCTGAGAGAAGAGTACGACGGCAACGAGTGGAGTCACGCGACGATTACGCGCCGAGTCCTCGACGAACTCGACGTGGACGAAGCGGTCATTCTCGGCGCACGAACCGGGTCCCCTGACGAGTGGGAACGCGCCGAGGCCGACGACGTGACCGTCGTCGCTCCCGAAGACGTGCCCGAGTGGGAACCAGAATTCGACGACGAGTCCGTCTACCTGAGCGTCGATATCGACGCCGCCGACCCGGCGTTCGCACCGGGAACGGGCACGAAAGAACCGTTCGGCCTCACCTCCCGCGAGATTCGAGACGTGGTCCGCGCAGTCGCACCGTATGCAGACGGATTCGACGTGGTCGAAGTGAACGACAGAGACGACGGACAGGCGGCGTCGCTCGCGGCGAAGGTGCTGCGGGAGTTCGTCTTCTCACACGCCGTCGCCCACGACTGA
- a CDS encoding translation initiation factor IF-5A, which produces MAKEQKQVRELQEGSYVNMEDKPCKIYAYSTAKPGKHGSAKARVEARGVFDGKKRSLSQPVDAKVWVPIIERKQGQVVSVTGDDAQIMDLETYQTFTMRIPDDEDLNPEDEIEYLEYEGQRKIV; this is translated from the coding sequence ATGGCGAAAGAGCAGAAGCAGGTGCGCGAGCTCCAAGAAGGCAGCTACGTCAACATGGAAGACAAGCCGTGCAAGATTTACGCCTACAGTACCGCGAAGCCCGGTAAGCACGGTAGCGCCAAGGCCCGCGTCGAGGCCCGTGGCGTCTTCGACGGCAAGAAGCGCTCGCTCTCCCAGCCCGTCGACGCGAAGGTGTGGGTCCCAATTATCGAGCGAAAGCAGGGACAGGTCGTCTCCGTCACTGGCGACGACGCCCAGATTATGGACCTCGAAACCTACCAGACGTTCACGATGCGTATCCCCGACGACGAGGACCTCAACCCCGAAGACGAAATCGAGTACCTCGAGTACGAAGGCCAGCGCAAAATCGTCTAA
- a CDS encoding ABC1 kinase family protein translates to MVTLVNFRAYWRFLVVVYQFFPLIVAYTRDKRKYLFFGRGRTVSSEMRVERAEVLLESLLTLGPTFIKLGQLLSTRPDILPPEYIDVLGQLQDNVPPAPWAESKAVIEEELGPVDEAFDSFDTDPISGASLGQVYVAEYEGEKVAVKVRRPGIEALVEADLRVVRWSLPILMRFIGQGRAFSLENLADEFAKTIREEMDYDEEARTLRQIQENFADDDTLVIPEPIEERSDDRVLTMEYLPGTKINNVAALDELGIDRTELATNLQRTYLQMIVQDGVFHADPHPGNLSVTDDGKIIFYDFGMHGEVDPFIQEKIVEFYIAVANQDVDGILDTLIEMGTLSPNVDRQVMGDVMELAIADARGDDIEQYRVNQILEQVESTIYEFPLRLPRNLALVLRVAGVVEGVCVTLDPDFDFIAVATDYLTEQGYREESIEKVAKGVGQQAQKTAQSLFRVPPKLERVLDRADRDNLTVNVRLEDNKGVLDKLAKRLIYGIFLSFGFVSTVIVYALDPQNLLAVGAAGVPTAFVAVLLWRSFRSRKGIRATPQFTRQNLRQRREE, encoded by the coding sequence GTGGTCACGCTGGTCAATTTCCGCGCCTACTGGCGGTTCCTCGTCGTCGTCTATCAGTTCTTCCCGCTCATCGTCGCGTACACCCGTGACAAGCGGAAGTACCTGTTCTTCGGCCGTGGACGCACCGTCTCCTCAGAGATGCGTGTCGAACGCGCCGAAGTCCTCTTAGAGTCACTACTTACCCTCGGACCGACGTTCATCAAACTCGGGCAACTGCTGTCGACACGCCCCGACATCCTCCCACCCGAGTACATCGACGTACTCGGCCAGTTGCAAGACAACGTCCCACCTGCACCGTGGGCCGAGTCGAAGGCGGTCATCGAAGAGGAACTCGGCCCGGTCGACGAGGCGTTCGACTCGTTCGACACCGACCCGATTAGCGGCGCGAGTCTCGGGCAGGTGTACGTCGCGGAGTACGAAGGCGAGAAAGTCGCCGTCAAGGTTCGTCGCCCCGGTATCGAAGCCCTCGTCGAGGCCGACCTGCGAGTTGTTCGTTGGTCGCTTCCCATCCTCATGCGGTTCATCGGACAGGGACGCGCCTTCTCGTTGGAGAACCTCGCCGACGAGTTCGCCAAGACCATCCGCGAGGAGATGGACTACGACGAGGAAGCGAGGACCCTCCGGCAGATTCAGGAGAACTTCGCAGACGACGACACACTCGTCATCCCCGAACCCATCGAAGAACGCTCCGACGACCGAGTGCTGACGATGGAGTACCTCCCGGGGACGAAGATAAACAACGTCGCCGCCCTCGACGAACTCGGTATCGACCGAACCGAACTGGCGACGAACTTGCAGCGAACCTACCTGCAGATGATAGTCCAAGACGGCGTCTTCCACGCCGACCCGCACCCCGGAAACCTCTCGGTGACCGACGACGGGAAGATAATCTTCTACGACTTCGGGATGCACGGCGAGGTGGACCCGTTCATCCAAGAGAAGATTGTGGAGTTCTACATCGCCGTCGCCAACCAGGACGTCGACGGTATCCTCGACACACTCATCGAGATGGGGACGCTCAGCCCCAACGTCGATAGACAGGTGATGGGCGACGTGATGGAACTCGCCATCGCCGACGCGCGCGGCGACGACATCGAACAGTACCGCGTCAACCAGATTCTCGAACAGGTCGAATCGACCATCTACGAGTTCCCCCTCCGACTGCCGCGCAACCTCGCGTTGGTCCTCCGTGTCGCGGGTGTGGTCGAAGGCGTCTGCGTCACCCTCGACCCGGACTTCGACTTCATCGCGGTGGCGACCGACTACCTCACCGAACAGGGGTACCGCGAAGAGAGCATCGAGAAAGTCGCCAAGGGTGTCGGCCAACAGGCACAGAAGACCGCCCAATCGCTGTTCCGCGTCCCACCGAAACTCGAACGCGTCCTCGACAGGGCGGACCGCGACAACCTGACGGTCAACGTCCGTCTCGAAGACAACAAAGGCGTCCTCGACAAACTGGCGAAGCGACTCATCTACGGCATCTTCCTCTCGTTCGGGTTCGTCTCGACGGTCATCGTCTACGCGTTAGACCCACAGAACCTCCTCGCCGTCGGCGCGGCGGGCGTCCCGACGGCGTTCGTCGCCGTCCTCCTGTGGCGGTCGTTCCGGAGTCGAAAAGGTATCCGGGCGACGCCACAGTTCACGAGGCAGAACCTTCGGCAGCGCCGCGAAGAGTAA
- a CDS encoding molybdopterin molybdotransferase MoeA — protein sequence MNHHDRRTAGFKERTRLADARETLLAAVTPHERTERLPLGEADGRALADPAVAPADVPGYDRAAMDGFAVRASDTFGASGRSPNVLRVADESVAPGEAVRVHTGSDLPDGADAVVMVEDTERFDDELEVFDALAEGENVGERGEDVREGDALFDVGHELRPSDLGLLRSVGIEEVTVFERPRVAIVPTGEELVESDPGPGEVIETNGLTVSRLVERWGGDATYRDIVVDDADLLREAVEFDLDHDVIVTTGGSSVGERDLIPEVVSEMGEILVHGVALKPGHPVALGVVQDTPVVMLPGYPVACVVNAFQFLRPALKAVGSLPMRPFPTVEATLTRKIPSSPGTRTFARVRLDESGDEPTAEPTRTSGSGILSSVALADGWVEVPEKKEGYEEGETVSVAGWEWSA from the coding sequence ATGAACCACCACGACCGACGCACGGCCGGGTTCAAGGAACGAACTCGGCTTGCGGACGCCCGCGAGACACTCCTCGCGGCGGTCACGCCGCACGAACGGACCGAACGACTTCCGCTCGGCGAGGCCGATGGTCGAGCACTCGCAGACCCGGCCGTCGCGCCCGCGGACGTTCCGGGCTACGACCGCGCCGCGATGGACGGATTCGCCGTCCGCGCTAGCGACACCTTCGGTGCCAGCGGTCGGTCCCCGAACGTCCTCCGGGTCGCCGACGAGTCAGTCGCACCGGGTGAGGCAGTCCGCGTCCACACGGGGAGTGACCTCCCGGACGGTGCTGACGCCGTGGTGATGGTCGAAGACACCGAGCGATTCGACGACGAACTCGAAGTGTTCGACGCCCTCGCGGAGGGGGAGAACGTCGGCGAACGCGGCGAAGACGTTCGCGAAGGTGACGCACTCTTCGACGTTGGACACGAACTTCGTCCCTCGGACCTCGGCCTCCTCCGCTCTGTCGGCATCGAGGAGGTGACCGTCTTCGAGCGTCCGCGTGTCGCCATCGTCCCGACCGGCGAGGAACTCGTCGAGTCCGACCCCGGCCCCGGCGAAGTCATCGAGACGAACGGATTGACCGTCTCGCGTCTGGTCGAGCGTTGGGGCGGCGACGCGACGTATCGAGACATCGTCGTCGACGACGCCGACTTGCTCCGCGAAGCGGTCGAATTTGACCTCGACCACGACGTCATCGTCACCACCGGCGGGTCGTCCGTCGGTGAGCGTGACCTCATCCCCGAAGTCGTCTCCGAGATGGGCGAGATACTGGTCCACGGCGTTGCGCTCAAACCCGGCCATCCCGTCGCCCTCGGCGTGGTCCAAGACACCCCCGTCGTGATGCTCCCCGGCTATCCGGTCGCCTGCGTCGTCAACGCCTTCCAGTTCCTCCGCCCGGCGCTCAAGGCCGTCGGGTCGCTTCCGATGCGACCCTTCCCGACTGTCGAAGCGACGCTGACCCGGAAGATTCCCAGTTCGCCCGGTACCCGAACGTTCGCCCGCGTCCGCCTCGACGAGTCGGGCGACGAACCCACCGCCGAACCGACCAGAACGAGTGGGTCCGGTATCCTCTCCAGTGTCGCCCTCGCGGACGGGTGGGTCGAAGTCCCGGAGAAGAAAGAGGGGTACGAGGAAGGCGAAACCGTATCTGTCGCGGGATGGGAGTGGTCCGCATGA
- a CDS encoding deoxyhypusine synthase → MSDHDDAHDGGHEDDAHDHDGGYEMPEREEFSHDPLGHAEVHAGMTVGELVEQYGHAGIGAADVHEAADIYAEMLADEDCTVFMSLAGAMVPTGMRKIVSDLIRDGYVDALVTTGANLTHDAIEAIGGKHHHGAEHHDQKTPREHDETLRDEEVDRIYNVYLPQEHFALFESHLREEVFPALEAEGVVSIERLCRELGRANSEVNEEKGIEEDAGVAAAAYESDVPIYCPAVQDSVLGLQAWMYSQTSSFSLDALSDMTPLTDLAYDADKAGCLLVGGGVPKNFTLQTMLVTPGAYDYGVQITMDPAATGGLSGATLDEARSWGKLEKDARNATVLGDATIMLPLLVAAARDRLD, encoded by the coding sequence ATGAGCGACCACGACGACGCCCACGATGGGGGGCACGAGGACGACGCCCACGACCACGACGGCGGGTACGAGATGCCAGAGCGCGAGGAATTCAGTCACGACCCACTCGGCCACGCTGAAGTCCACGCCGGCATGACCGTCGGCGAACTCGTCGAACAGTACGGCCACGCCGGCATCGGTGCGGCGGACGTCCACGAAGCGGCCGACATCTACGCCGAGATGCTCGCCGACGAGGACTGCACGGTTTTCATGTCGCTCGCGGGCGCGATGGTTCCGACCGGGATGCGGAAAATCGTCTCCGACCTCATCCGCGACGGCTACGTGGACGCACTGGTGACGACGGGCGCGAACCTGACGCACGACGCTATCGAGGCAATCGGCGGCAAACACCACCACGGGGCCGAACATCACGACCAGAAGACCCCGCGCGAACACGACGAGACGCTCCGCGACGAGGAAGTCGACCGCATCTACAACGTCTACCTCCCACAGGAACACTTCGCCCTGTTCGAGTCGCACCTGCGCGAAGAGGTGTTCCCGGCACTCGAAGCAGAGGGTGTCGTCAGCATCGAACGCCTCTGCCGCGAACTCGGCCGGGCCAACAGCGAGGTGAACGAAGAGAAGGGTATCGAAGAGGACGCGGGTGTCGCCGCCGCGGCCTACGAGTCCGACGTGCCCATCTACTGTCCCGCAGTGCAGGACTCCGTCCTCGGTCTGCAAGCGTGGATGTACTCGCAGACGTCGTCGTTCTCGCTGGACGCACTCTCGGACATGACGCCGCTCACGGACCTCGCGTACGACGCCGACAAAGCAGGGTGCCTCCTCGTCGGCGGCGGCGTCCCGAAGAACTTCACGCTCCAGACGATGCTCGTCACGCCCGGTGCGTACGACTACGGCGTCCAGATTACGATGGACCCCGCGGCGACCGGCGGCCTCTCCGGTGCGACGCTCGACGAGGCGCGTTCGTGGGGCAAGTTGGAGAAAGACGCCAGGAACGCGACGGTCCTCGGCGACGCGACCATCATGCTCCCGTTGCTCGTGGCGGCGGCGCGAGACCGTCTCGACTGA
- a CDS encoding Nif3-like dinuclear metal center hexameric protein, with protein sequence MDLSTVVARFDETLATGEFADVDASANGLQVGPDEMSVETVAFAVDAAEATIEAAVEAGADLLVTHHGLVWGGLDRVTGRDFSRIEPLIREDVALYVSHLPLDGHQELGNAAGLADHLGLVDRDPFGSLGPVHIGQAGSFESPKTTDEVRDALDELDGNEETQVFDFGPDEISDVAIVTGSGVDWLDEAIESGADALVTGEGKQKVYHEAREAGITVFLAGHYATETFGVRSLAERARKMGLEAVYISHPTGL encoded by the coding sequence ATGGACCTCTCCACCGTCGTCGCTCGATTCGACGAGACGCTCGCGACCGGCGAGTTCGCCGACGTAGACGCCAGCGCGAACGGCCTGCAAGTTGGACCGGACGAGATGTCAGTCGAGACGGTCGCCTTCGCCGTCGACGCCGCCGAAGCGACCATCGAGGCCGCCGTCGAGGCTGGCGCAGACCTCCTCGTCACACACCACGGACTCGTCTGGGGCGGCCTCGACCGCGTAACTGGGCGTGACTTCTCCCGCATCGAACCACTCATCCGTGAAGACGTGGCGCTCTACGTGTCGCACCTGCCACTCGACGGACACCAAGAACTGGGCAACGCCGCCGGCCTCGCGGACCATCTCGGCCTCGTGGACCGCGACCCATTCGGGTCGCTCGGACCGGTCCACATCGGGCAGGCGGGGTCGTTCGAGTCGCCGAAGACGACCGACGAGGTCCGCGACGCACTCGACGAACTGGACGGGAACGAGGAAACGCAGGTCTTCGACTTCGGTCCCGACGAGATTTCGGACGTCGCCATCGTCACCGGGTCGGGCGTCGATTGGCTAGACGAGGCTATCGAGTCCGGTGCGGACGCACTCGTCACGGGCGAAGGCAAACAGAAGGTGTACCACGAGGCGCGTGAGGCGGGCATCACCGTCTTCCTCGCCGGACACTACGCGACGGAGACGTTCGGCGTTCGCAGTCTCGCCGAGCGTGCCCGAAAGATGGGGCTGGAAGCGGTGTACATCAGTCACCCGACCGGGTTGTAG
- a CDS encoding DUF5518 domain-containing protein, protein MTEWRPVVVGVCLAACTEALVFFMTGQFTLVGGVTGSALAGYTVGTDPADGGWHGLMTGVVWGCVLMPVAILLTFLNRTPILFPFQYLIPMFESPGELTTAIMLALSLPNVASGALGSLGRRDAQGTWFDPSMAEVDAVEDA, encoded by the coding sequence ATGACGGAGTGGCGTCCGGTGGTCGTGGGGGTGTGCCTCGCCGCGTGTACCGAGGCACTCGTCTTCTTCATGACGGGGCAGTTCACCCTCGTCGGCGGCGTCACCGGAAGCGCCCTCGCGGGCTATACAGTCGGCACCGACCCCGCCGACGGAGGCTGGCACGGGTTGATGACCGGTGTCGTCTGGGGGTGTGTCCTGATGCCCGTCGCGATTCTCCTCACGTTCCTCAACCGGACGCCGATTCTCTTTCCGTTCCAGTACCTCATCCCCATGTTCGAGTCACCCGGCGAACTCACGACGGCGATTATGCTGGCACTCTCGTTGCCGAACGTCGCGTCGGGAGCGCTCGGCAGTCTCGGACGGCGCGATGCGCAGGGAACGTGGTTCGACCCGTCGATGGCAGAGGTAGACGCCGTCGAGGACGCCTGA
- a CDS encoding Hsp20/alpha crystallin family protein: protein MSTLRDALSELPDAVFADLLESETSYLLVLDLPGVTAETADLKVERGRLLVEARRDKQLPPEFDYVREERPLFLDAELPLPPDAVADDAEASMERGVLEIRLPKREAAPERTIPITSGDEEASSAGQKNSGDGDA from the coding sequence ATGTCAACATTGCGCGACGCGCTGTCCGAACTGCCGGACGCGGTGTTCGCCGACCTGTTGGAGTCCGAGACGTCGTACCTGTTGGTCCTCGACCTTCCGGGCGTGACCGCTGAGACTGCCGACCTCAAAGTCGAGAGAGGGCGGTTGCTCGTCGAGGCGCGGCGTGACAAGCAACTCCCCCCGGAGTTCGACTACGTCCGCGAAGAGCGTCCGCTGTTTCTCGACGCCGAACTCCCCCTCCCCCCGGATGCCGTCGCCGACGACGCCGAGGCGTCGATGGAACGTGGGGTTCTCGAAATCCGCCTCCCCAAACGTGAGGCCGCCCCGGAGCGGACCATCCCCATCACCTCAGGTGACGAGGAAGCCTCGTCGGCCGGTCAGAAGAATTCTGGCGACGGCGACGCCTGA
- a CDS encoding helix-turn-helix domain-containing protein → MAQEGARGVRVCLDIWHPDCWTLEVTDETDAGLLGHGVHEIDGLANGRFTAYADTVSELDELVETIRASDLTESVWETDEHDGDTTVPGRASRGIVVRYNLSNSINDALVSRGFIPDEPVRMQGGRERWTVIVHETRQTVHERLEEVRDEMDADVDVELITAPDSGSGIFRMDTLSDRQREVYELARRRDYYTWPREVSAAELADELDISKATLLEHLRKAESKLLGDD, encoded by the coding sequence ATGGCACAGGAGGGCGCGCGGGGAGTTCGAGTCTGTCTCGATATCTGGCATCCGGACTGTTGGACACTGGAAGTCACCGACGAGACAGACGCAGGACTCCTCGGCCACGGCGTCCACGAGATAGACGGTCTCGCGAACGGCCGGTTCACGGCCTACGCGGACACGGTGTCCGAACTCGACGAACTGGTCGAGACGATTCGGGCGTCCGACCTGACGGAGTCGGTGTGGGAGACGGACGAACACGACGGCGACACCACTGTTCCGGGCCGTGCCTCCCGCGGTATCGTCGTCCGCTACAACCTCTCGAACTCTATCAACGACGCACTCGTCTCGCGGGGGTTCATCCCCGACGAACCGGTGCGGATGCAGGGCGGCCGTGAACGGTGGACCGTCATCGTCCACGAGACGCGCCAGACCGTCCACGAACGTCTCGAAGAAGTCCGCGACGAGATGGACGCGGACGTCGACGTCGAACTCATCACCGCACCGGACAGTGGGAGTGGCATCTTCCGGATGGACACGCTCTCGGACCGCCAGCGAGAGGTGTACGAGTTGGCCCGCCGCCGCGACTACTACACGTGGCCGCGCGAAGTGAGTGCCGCGGAGTTGGCCGACGAGTTGGACATCTCGAAGGCGACGCTCCTCGAACACCTCAGAAAGGCAGAGTCGAAGCTTCTCGGCGACGATTGA